A single window of Zea mays cultivar B73 chromosome 10, Zm-B73-REFERENCE-NAM-5.0, whole genome shotgun sequence DNA harbors:
- the LOC100193362 gene encoding acyl-CoA-binding protein, with translation MGLQEEFEEHAEKAKTLPESTSNENKLILYGLYKQATVGDVNTDRPGIFYQKDRAKWDAWKAVEGKSKDEAMNDYITKVKQLQEEAAAS, from the exons ATGGGTCTGCAG GAGGAATTTGAGGAGCATGCTGAGAAGGCAAAGACCTTGCCTGAGAGCACGAGCAATGAGAACAAGCTGATCCTCTACGGGCTCTACAAGCAAGCCACGGTTGGAGATGTGAATACCG ATCGTCCGGGCATATTCTACCAAAAGGACAGGGCCAAGTGGGATGCCTGGAAGGCTGTTGAAG GCAAATCGAAGGATGAGGCGATGAATGACTACATCACCAAGGTGAAGCAGCTCCAGGAGGAGGCTGCCGCCTCTTAA
- the LOC100501788 gene encoding uncharacterized LOC100501788 — MAATLSSVAAPSLPKHIPVTRAQQQAPPSIISASTQKTAFHGVSLVVDRRWAAGHRRGGGRRRLLQVNARTAAKNIEVEVEKPLGLALGQKPGGGVVITSVESGGNAARAGLKTGDQVLYTSSFFGDELWPADKLGFTKTAIQAKSDSVYFVVSRGAEVDVKRLPKRPAPPRFGRKLTDSQKERATHVCLDCGYIYFLPKPFDEQPDDYGCPQCNAPKKRFARYDAATGKAIGGALPPIAVIVSLVIGIAGVGALLVYGLQ, encoded by the exons ATGGCTGCCACACTCTCCTCCGTGGCTGCCCCTTCCCTCCCCAAGCACATCCCCGTTACCAGAGCTCAGCAGCAGGCGCCTCCTTCCATCATCTCGGCATCAACT CAGAAGACTGCCTTCCATGGGGTGTCGCTGGTGGTGGACAGGAGGTGGGCGGCCGGCCACCggagaggcggcggccggcggaggCTGCTGCAGGTGAACGCGAGGACCGCCGCCAAGAACATCGAGGTGGAGGTCGAGAAGCCGCTTGGCTTAGCCTTGGGCCAGAAGCCCGGTGGTGGCGTCGTCATCACT TCTGTGGAGTCTGGAGGGAATGCAGCCAGAGCCGGTCTGAAAACCGGGGACCAGGTCCTGTACACAAGCAGCTTCTTCGGAGACGAGCTGTGGCCTGCGGATAAGCTTGGGTTCACCAAGACAGCCATCCAAGCGAAGTCAGACTCCGTCTACTTCGTCGTGAGCAG GGGTGCCGAAGTTGACGTGAAGCGCCTACCTAAGAGGCCGGCGCCACCCCGGTTTGGACGGAAGCTGACTGATTCACAAAAG GAGAGAGCAACGCACGTCTGCCTTGATTGTGGGTACATATACTTCCTACCCAAGCCTTTTGACGAACAG CCCGACGACTACGGTTGCCCACAGTGCAACGCGCCGAAGAAGCGGTTTGCGAGGTACGACGCTGCCACCGGGAAGGCCATCGGCGGCGCTCTGCCGCCTATCGCCGTGATCGTAAGTTTGGTGATCGGCATCGCTGGGGTAGGAGCTCTGCTCGTGTACGGCCTGCAGTAG
- the LOC100276012 gene encoding uncharacterized protein LOC100276012: protein MDPAASGRFDKLQSSFKLSIQCLLTACSREDVNDAFSSFTDAEKERLHRMLTLVMKNLHANVVDEFDDFCQETQVAAALEKIDDFVEKQNLDALSSEKTTVEEIEEKVSRAKKDEIEYLTGLLKKVEESNNAKKARIELLKKEEDLTAARDVLNKMTQWNSALVENINP, encoded by the exons ATGGATCCCGCGGCGTCGGGGAGGTTCGACAAGCTCCAGAGCTCGTTCAAGCTCTCCATCCAGTGCCTCCTCACCGCCTGCTCCCGCGAG GATGTCAATGACGCTTTCTCGTCCTTCACTGATGCTGAGAAGGAGCGTTTGCACCGGATGCTCACCCTT GTGATGAAGAATCTGCATGCCAACGTAGTG GATGAGTTTGACGACTTCTGCCAAGAAACACAG GTGGCTGCTGCCCTTGAAAAGATAGATGACTTTGTTGAAAAGCAGAATCTTGATGCATTATCTTCAGAGAA GACTACTGTTGAAGAAATCGAAGAAAAGGTATCAAGAGCAAAAAAGGATGAAATTGAATATTTGACTGGTTTACTGAAAAAG GTTGAAGAAAGTAACAATGCCAAGAAAGCTCGAATTGAACTCCTGAAGAAAGAGGAGGATTTAACTGCTGCAAGAGATGTCCTCAATAAG ATGACGCAGTGGAACTCTGCACTCGTGGAGAACATTAACCCTTGA